CAGGTGCTGCGCCACCACCCGCAGGACGCCTCCCTCCTGCTGCTGCGCCGCGCGGTGGGGTTGATTCCGGGCGCCGAGGCCGGGTCGCTGCTTCTTCTGAGCGGCGGGCACTTTCGCTACGCGGCGGTCGAATGTCTCGATCCCGGGCCTCTGCGGGACGTTCTCTTCCGGCCTGACGACCTGCGCCGGCAGTGGTATGGCCTCGGGGAGGCTGCCTGGCACCAGGGCCGGGCCCGGATTCTGCGCGCCTCGGATGTTGCGGCGCAGTCCAACGGTTACCTGCGCGACGGAGTGTACGTGGCGCAGTCGCCTCCCTTCGTCAGGGAGATCAAGGCGAACCTCGGCGTGCCGATCTTGCATGAAAACGAGGTGTACGGCTTCCTCAATCTCGACGCTTTTGTCGATCCGGACGCTTTCGGCCAGGATTCGATGGAGGCGGCCCAGGCGTTCGCGATGCAGGCGGCACTCCTGATTCACCATACCAAGCAGGTGGGACGCATCCATGAAACGGCCCGGACCGATGCCCTCACTGGTCTGCTCAACCGCCGGGCGTTCAGCGAGAGTCTCATGCAGGAGGTCGGGCGCGCGCAACGGGACGCCCTGCCGCTGACCCTGCTCGTGATGGATCTGCGGCGCTTCAAATTGATCAACGACGCCCACGGACACGCCGAGGGTGACCGCGCCCTTCAACATGTCGCCGGGGTACTCACCCGGTATCTGCGTGTTGCCGGGGAGTCCTGCCTGGCGTCTGGGGAGAGCGCTCGATCTCCTGCTCAGGCTTTTCGCTGGGGCGGTGACGAGTTCGCGGTGCTGTTGCCGGCCACACCTCTTGCGGCGGCTGAGGTCTGGAGCGAGGGCCTGCGCCGTGCGCTCCAGACCTCGCTTCCCAGCCACTGGTCACTGGACGTGAGGCTGGGGCTCGCTGAGTTGCAGGCTGGTGATCTTCAGGGCGAGCGGCTTATGCGTGAGGCAGATTTAAGCATGTACAGCGACAAGGCCCGCCAGACCTGAGGGGCTCGGGGAATGTGAGCTTGCTTTGGTTTCGCCATCTCTGTAACTAACTAAATTAGAACATATAAATTCTAATACCTAGATCTGCAAGTTCTGGAGGATCTGAATTCCAGATTCATATCTAAGAGGTGTTAGAGTAGAGAGCCAATACCCAGATCCAACGACTCAGCAGGAACCTGACCTCTGCCCTGGCTGGGAGGTGAGGCGGTGGGCCGCGTGATCAACGGCCATGCACAGGCAGAGAAAATACAGATGTGCGGGGTGACGTGGTGAGGGCATCTCACCGACCTGGGGTGGGTTTTGTTTGGTTACACCCACGGCGCCATCCCGCTTACACTGACCTATGCACGGTTGAAGGGAGAAATCACCTCTGGCGGCACTTTCACCCCTCTTGGGGCATGGGAAGAATCTCCAGAGGCTCGGGGCGCTGCTTCGTGGCTCGACCTGACTCATCACCTTGCCTGGCCTGGAGCGTAACTGCGCTCACTCTCGAAGGTGCGCGCGTGATGCACTACGAGTTTAAAGGAGGAGCCCACCTCGTCGAGCTGTCTGCCCTCAAAGCCCGGGTGGGGGTCGGGGCCTGTCTGCCGTGGCCGTTGCCTTCGCCCTTCCTCTCCAGGAAGCCCCCCTGTGACGCCCTCATCAACCGCCTCTGAAGGTGGCGCGCAGCTTACGTGGACGGTGCAGAGGACTCCCGCCGATGCCGGGACTGACGCGGCGGGGGTACCCCCGCATCCCCCTTCTGTCTCGACCCTTTAGAAGCTGCCATACGTCACAATATGGGCACGATGGCGCCGCTTGCGAGCCGGGACGCACTCACCCGGTTACCCACCCGCACCGCATTTGACGCGGACCTCCTCCAGCGTCTCTCGGCCGGGGAGAACTGCACGCTGCTGCTGTGTGACCTGGACTACCTCAAGTTGATCAACGATACCTTCGGGCATCTGGCGGGCGATGAGGCGCTGCAGGCCCTGGCTGAGGCCCTGCAGACGGAGGTTCCCCCTGGCGGGCAGGTGTACCGGCTGGGCGGCGACGAGTTCGCCGTGCTCGCGCGCGAGTCCGTGGCCGCCCTCGCGGGGTGGGGCCAGGGGGTCATTCAGCGGCTGAGCGAAAGGCCAGACCGGCCGCTGCGCGTGAGCATGGGGATCGCCGCATGGCAGCCGGGCCAAGGCGGGTCCCAGGCCCTGTTTGCGCTGGCCGACGCCCGGCTGTACGCGGCCAAGCGCCTGGGCCGGGGGCGGGTGGTGCACGAGGACGTGGACCCGGCGCTGGGACCCGGGGGCGGTCGTGCCCGGCTGCTGGAACGGGACGAGGCCCGGGTCCAGACGGTGGCCTTTTTTCAGCGGGGGCGGTCGGTGCCCGGCACCCGCCTGACCGTGCAGGCCGCTCCTGGTGGGGGGCTGAGCGCGTTTCTGTGCGAGGCGGACCTGATCGCGCAGCTCCTGGGGTATCAGACGCTGCACGTGCGGGGAGACCCCCAGCGGGCCGCCCGCCAGCATGACCTCTGGGAAGGCGCGGCCCTAAACGGTGTGCCCCTCAGGGGACCCCTCGAAGCGGCGCTGCGGGAGGGACGGAGCGCCGCTCCCCTGGCCGTCCTGCTCGAAGCGCCTGATGACCTCAGTGCTGCTGGTCTGGCTGAACTCGCGCCCGTTCTGGCCGGAGCGCAGGCCGTCATGATGGGTCAGGCCGCTGGGCCGGCACACGCGGCGGGGCCGCAGCGGCTGACCCTGGCGCCGCTCACGGACCGGGCCATTCTGGCGCTGGCCGAGGCCCAGGTCGGGCCGCTGGGTGAAGGGGGCATGGCGTGGCTGCTGCGGCAGGTGCAGGGCCTGCCCGCCCGGCTCGGGCCGCTGCTCTCGGCGCTGCGGCTCGAAGCGGAACTGCGCGCTCAGAGCGTGTCGTCGCTGACCCAGGGCCCTCCCCAGGACTGGGAGGGGGCGGTCGCGCGGCATGTGCCGTCGGCGCGGCCGGTCCCCCAGCCCCACCTGTATGGCCGCGCCCCCGAGGTCAGGGAGGCGGCGCGCCGGCTACACGGGCACGCGCTGCTGACCCTCACCGGACCCGCCGGACGGGGCAAAACACGTCTCGCGCGGCAACTGCTCGCCGAACTGGGGGGGAGTTGGCCGGGCGGCGCCCACGAAGTTTCGCTGCGCGGCGTGCGGCTGCCCGAGGTGGCCCTGGCCCGGATCAGTGAGGTGCTGCTCGGCACGGCGGTCGCCCCCGTGACGGTGGAAACCCTGACCCAGCTGCTGAGACGGCGCCCCACCCTGCTGCTGCTCGACGACGCCGCGCCCTCTGCCCTTCCAGCCAGGGTGCTCGAAGCCGTGCTGGCGCAGAGTCCGAGCACCCGCATCATCGTGACGGGGCACGCGCCCATGGGCGTGCGGGGTGAAGCTTCCCTGGCGCTCGCTCCTCTGCCGGACGCCCACCTGAGGGCCGCCCTCGCCGCGCAGGTCACCCCCACGGACCGGGCCGAAGAGGTGGACCTTGACGCCCTGGACTTCCTGACCCGGTACGCGGCGGGTGAACCCGACACCCTGACCGCCCTGCTGCCCCTCGTCGGGATGTTCGGTTTGACGGGCGCGGCCAAGCACCTGGAGCGCAGCGGGCGGTCGCGGCAGGCCAGCGCCGGTCCCTGGCCGGAACTCGGCCCGCCGGAACGGCGCGTGCTCGCGGCCCTGAGTACCTTCGACGGTCCCTTCGACCTGTCCTGGGCCGGGGAAGTGTCGGGGGGCTCATCGTTCCTGCTCTCCGCGCTGATTCACCGCCAGATGCTGTTGCCCGTGGGCGGCGGGCTCTACCGCCTTCCCGAGCAACTCCTCAACCGCAGTCAGGCCCATCTCCGTCGGCATCCTGCCACCTGCAGGCGTGCCCAGGAACGCGGGCTGAGTCATGCCCAGGCCACCTTGCAGGCCTATCCGCCGGAAAGTGCGGCGTGGTTCAGCCATCTGGACACCCACTACCCCACCTTGCGGGCCCTGCTTGCCGGACGGCTGCGTGTCCCCACGCCGCCCGGCCCAGCCCTGGTGCGCATCCTGCTGCACCTCACGCCCTATCGCCTGGCCCGCGCCTACCTGTACGACGCCCGCGAGGACCTGTCCTCAGCCCTCCAGGGGCTTTCCAGCGGCGCACACGAACCCGACCCCGCGCTGCGCCCGGCCCTGCACCTCGCGCTCGCGTCCACCCTGCAGCGGCTCGGAGACCACGCGCAGGCCTACGCCCTGGCGAGCGGGGCCCGCGAGCAGGCCGAGACCTTGGGCAATCTGCCCCTGCTGGCGGCGGGCCTCCTCACCGAGGCGCGCATCCTGCACCGCCGCAGCGCCTACGCCGAAGCGCACGCCCTGTATGCTCGTGTCCACAGCGAGGTCCAGGGGGCCGGACGCCCGCACCTGCTCGTCCAGGCCCTGGGGGGCATGGCCCGCACCGCGATCTACACGGGAGAACTGAACCGCGCGCAGGAGCACGTGCAAGAGGCGCTGCGAGAGGCCGCCTCGCTGGACCGCCCTCGTCTGCGCGCCGAGCTGCTGAACACGGCCGGATTGATCGCGACCGAACGTCGCGACCTCGGCGCCGCACAGGCGCTGATGGAGCAGGCCCTGGCGCTGCACGAGACCTACGGCGGACGCGCGGGCCAGACCCTGAACCTGACCGGGCTGGCCTGGGTCGCGCTGCTGCGTGGCGACTTCGCCCTGAGTGTTCAGCACAGCGGGCGGGTGCTGCAACAGGCGCAGGACTCGGGGCAAAGCTGGGAGATCGCCAACGCGCTCGTCAACCTCGGGCACGCCCTGGCCCGGCTCGGCCAGCTGGATGAGGCGCGCGCCCGCCATCAGGAAGCCGCGCGCCGCGCCGCGCAGTGTGACGCGCCCTCGGTCGTGGCCGAGGCGCTGGGAGGCCTGGCCGACGTTCTGGCGCGCCAGCACCAGCTGGGCGAGGCCCGCGCCCTGCTGGACTTCACCCTGGCCCACCCCGGCGCCAACGCCGAAGTTCACAGTTTTTTCGCCCCGCTGCGCCGCACGCTTGCCGATCAGTCCCCCGCACCCCTGTCCGCAGAGTTGCTGGCCCTGCTGGGAGGAATCGAGGGGAACGTGGTTCATGGGAAACTCCAGGGGTCAGGTCACGGCCCCGGTGAGGCTCAGGGGGCAGGCGGCGACGGTTCGCTCAGTGCACTGGCCCCTCGCAGCAGGGCCTGAAGCTGAGGCGCGTCGACCGGTCCGAGGTGGCGGGCGGCGACCTGCCCCGCGCGGTCCAGGACGAAGGTGCTGGGATAGCCACTGACCTGCAGGGCCTGCCGCAGCTCTCCCCCATCCACGAAGGTCGGGGCCTGAACGCCGAGGCCGCTCAGAAACGCGTGCACCTGCGCCGGGTCCTCCCCGGCGTTGATCAGCACGACCGGCTCCCCGGCGGCCAGGGCGCGGGCCAGCACCGGCAGTTCCGCGCGGCAGGGACCGCACCAGGTCGCCCAGACGTTCACGACGGCGGGCCGGGGCAGGTCGGCAAAGGGCAGGGTTGCCGTCTCGCCCGCGCCGGAGACCCAGGTCACCGTCACGTGGTCGGCGTTCAGGGTGGACTGGGGAGCCGGACGCAGCAGCAGCGGGAGGGCCGCCGCCACGGCGCTCAGCAGCAGTCCGCGCGTCAGGGCAGGCGGCCAGCGCCGCAGGTGCGTGAGCAGGTAGGCCAGGCCAGCGGCGACCCCGGCGGGCCATATCCACTCCCCGGCCCGGACGTCGAGCACGGTCAGCACGCGCCCGGCAAAGGTGGGGGCCAGCTCGGCCCAGTGCGGCCAGGCGGCGGCCAGCCGGGCCGTGATCAGGGCCACGAGCGCGGCCGTGCCCGCGTGCCGAGAGGGCGCGGTGCCCAGCCAGGTGCCCAGGGCGAGCAGCAGCGCCAGCCGGTCCCAGGCGAGCACCAGCGGGCCGAGGTGCAGGGCGTCCGGCGTGAGGTTCACCGGGTGGTGGGGAAGCCCGCCGCCTCCCAGGCGAGCATGCCGCCGTCCACGTTGTAGACATTGCGGTGGCCCCCGTCCGTGAGGACCTGACTGGCCTGCGCGCTGCGGCTGCCACTGCGGCAGATCACGTAGACCTTGCGGTCTTTCGGCACCTCGTTCAGGCGGGCCGGCAGGTCCTGGAGGGGCAACAGGGTGGCCCCCGGCACATGCCCCTGCACGTACTCGGCGGGCGTGCGGACATCGAGGACGAACTCGCCTGACTGCTGGGCCGTGTGCAGGTCCTGCACGCTCACGGTGGTGTAGCCGTCTTGCGCGGCGGGGGCGCAGGCGGTGAGCAGAGCGAGGAGGGCGACGGGGCGGAACCGTAAGAACATGGCGACCTCCAGAGGTCGAGGGCAATTCAGGTCTGGGAAGGCGTGCCCTGACGCACCAGCAAGACCGGCACCTGCGCGTCATGCACGACCCGGTCGGCCACGCTGCCCAGCAGCAGGTGGGATAGACCCTTGCGTCCGTGCGTGGCCATGACGATCAGGTCTGCCCCCAGCTCGGCCGTTTCTTCCAGGATCGCGTGGGGCACGTCACGTCCACGGGCCGGACGTTGCAGGGGGGTCAGGCGGGTGCCGTTGGCATCCAGGATGCCTTCTTCCAGGGCGTGTTCTCCGGCCTGCGCCCACTCGCGCTCAGTGTCCTCGGCCGACACGCTCAGGTCGTTGCCGCTGCCCAGCTCCAGGTGCGCGTCCGGGACGATGTGCAGCAGGGTCAGCCGGGCGCCCAGGGCGCGGGTGAGGGCGGCGGCGTGGCGAACAGCGGCGTGGTCGATGTCGGTGCCGTCCGTGGTCACGAGGATGTGCCTGTACATGGGGGCTCCTTCAGTGAGGGAGGCGGTCTTTGAACGCGCCGTAGAGGTAGGTGCCGAGCAGCGCAAAGGCGAGCACGATCAGGATGGGCCACACGCCTGACCCCAGCAGGGTGAAGATGGGCCCCGGGCACAGGCCCGACAGTCCCCAGCCCACCCCGAAGGTCAGGCCGCCGAGCACGTAGCGCCGCCAGCCCTTCTCCTTGGGCGTTACCGAGATCGTCTGTCCGTCGCGGCTTTTGGCCCCCGAGCGCCGCAGCAGCGCAGTCGTGACCATGCCGGTCAGCACCGCCGACCCCATCAGGCCGAACATGTGGAAAGACTCGAAGCGGAACATCTCCTGAATGCGGTACCAGCTCGCCGCCTCGGATTTGACGAGCACGACGCCGAAGTACAGGCCCGCGAGCAGGTAGACGAACAGGCCAGTCGCCGCGCGGGTGCCAGAGGTTGACTCGGTATGAACGCCGGGAATCTTGGTCGTGGTCACCGGATCACCGCCATGAAGAGGGGGAGAAGGAGGTTCGCGCTGAGGATGCCCCCCACAAAGAACGAGATGGTGGCGATCAGCGAAGGGCCTTGCAGGGTCGAGAGGCCGGTGATCGCGTGCCCGGAAGTGCAGCCGCCCCCATAGCGGGTGCCGAAGCCCACGAGCAGTCCGGAGACAGCCAGCAGGAGCCACACGCCGGGGTTAGACAGATCGGTCAGCTCGGCGGGCACTAGGCCGGGGCGCACCTGCACGCCCAGGTCCTGCACCGACTGCATCGCCGCCGCGCTCAGCCGGGTGGGTTCGGGGTTGGCGAGTAGCCCGCCCGCCACGAAGCCGCCCAGCAGCAGCCCGCCCGCGAACATCAGGTTCCAGCGCTCCTTTTTCCAGTCGTAGCGGAAGAAGCCGGGCTTGGCCGACTCGGGCAGCAAGATGGCGCAGGCGTGACGCAGGTTCGACGAGATGCCGAACGACTTGTTGCCCAGCCACAGCAGCAGCGGCACCGTCAGGCCGATCAGGGGGCCGCCCACGTACCAGGGCCAGGGCGAACGGAGAACATCAAGCAGGTCAGTCATGGATACCTCGGGGGTCAGGGAGGGAGAGGAAACGTCAGGGCCGGTGTGCGGCCTGCGCCGCTGGGGGCGCGAGCACCTTCGGTATATTCGTGGCCAGCACATACAGACCCATCACAACCAGGAACCCCGCGAAGCCTTTTCGGAGGCTCTCGTTGGACACCCTCTTGCCGACCCGCGCTCCCAGAAAGCTGCCCAGGATACCGATGGCCGTGAAGATCAGGATGAGGTTCCAGTGCATGCTGAGGTTCTGCTCGGTGAGCACCTGGGTGTATTTGAAAAAGCCCGCAAAGCTCTTGGCCGCGATGATCAGCAGGCTGGTGCCCACCGCGAGGCCCATGGGCAGTCCGCCCAGCAGCACCAGCGCCGGGATGATCAGAAAGCCCCCGCCCACACCCACCAGCCCGGTCAGGACGCCGACACCCAGCCCCTCTGCGCCGATCTTGAGCGGCGAGCGCTTATGGACCGACTGGCCCTCCGGCTGGGCCTTCGCGGGCCGGAACATCATCACGGCGGCGAGCAGCATCACCACGGCGAAGAGCAGCAGTTGCACCACGCCGCTGAGATACACGCTCAGAGCCGCGCCCAGAAAGGTGCCGACGACGCCGGGCACGCCGAACCAGAGCACCGAGCGCCAGTCGATCTGCCGCCCCAGCGCGTAGGGAATCGCCCCCACCAGGCTGATGCCGCCCACGATGGCAAGCGACTCGGCAATCGCCAGCTTCTCCGGCTCGCCGACGAGGTAGACCAGTACTGGCACGGTCAGGATGGACCCGCCCGACCCCAGCAGGCCGAGGCTTAGCCCGATGAGCGCCGCGCCGATCCAGGCGAAGATCATGGCTGCTCGCCCCGTTTCACTTCGCGGCCCTCGCGCACCCAGGCCGCCGTGCCGCCGGAGAGGTTCAGCAGCCCGGTCTTGCCCTGGGAGGCGAGGTAGGCGGCTGCCTGCGAGGAGCGGTTGCCGCTCGCGCAGATCAGCACCGTGTTCGGCCCGATCTCGTCTTCGCGCCCGGCGAGCTCGCTCAGGGGCAGGTTGACGGCTCCGGGGATGTGGCCCTGGGTGTACTCGTCGCGCTCGCGCACGTCCACGAGGCGGGCGCCCCCCCGCTTCTTGCCTTCAAGTTCGGTGGTGAAGATGTCCTGGTAGGTCATCGGAAGCTCCTTTCAGCAGCGGGCGGAGGCGGCCCGGTCCTGTGCCGCCTCCGCCGGGTGGGGGTCAGGCGTTCTGGCTTTCCTTCTGCGCCTTCGCCCAAGCGTCGTAGCCCCCGGCGAGTTCGGTGACGTTGAAGCCCTCGGCCCGCAGCAGGCTGGCGGCGGCGGCGCTGCGTGCCCCGCCCTGGCAGTGCACGACGATCTCGCGGTCACGCGACAGGGTGTCGAGGCGCCAGGGGAGGCGTCCGGCGTGCAGTTGCCGCGCTCCGGGGATGTGGCCCTCCTCGTACTCGGTCTTGGCCCGCACGTCGAGAATCAGGGCGCCTTCGTGCTGCGGCAGCTCGCTCGCCGGGATGGGCTGGGCGGGGGCGGTCTCCAGGCCCTCGGCGCCCGGGAGGAAGCCGACGACGTTGTCCAGGCCCACCATCCACAGCTTGCGGCGCAGCGCTTCGGCGCGGTCCTCGGGAGCGAGCAGAATCAGCTCGCGCTCCGGGGTCAGCAGCCAGCCGGACCACGTTTCCAGGGTGCCGCCGTCGGGGATATTCACGCTGCCCACGGGCGCCCCGGCGTGGTGCTCCTCCTTCTTGCGGGTGTCGATCAGACGGGCACCGGCGGCGAGCTTTGCCTTCACGTCCCCGGCGCTGAGTTCCTTCAGCGGGGCCACTTCACCCAACAGGGCGGGGCCGTCGCGGTTTTCCGTCTTCATGCGCCCGTAGTACAGCGGGGCGTCGGGCTGGCCTTCGAGGAGTTCCCGCGTGAAGCCCTCCTCGTCGCCCTTCTCCACGAGCTTGCCCCACCAGCTCAGCGCCCGCTCGTAGCCGACCGTCGTGGTGGGCACCGCGCCCAGCGCCTTGCCGCAGGCACTCCCCGAGCCGTGGCCGGGCCACACCTGCACGTAGTCGGGCAGGGTGAGGAACTTGTCGCGCAGCGAGGCGAACATCTGCTTCGCGCCCACGTAACGGGTGTCCTGCCCGCCCGCCGCCTCGTCGAGCAGGTCGGGGCGGCCCAGGTCGCCCACGAACACGAAGTCGCCGCTCAGGATCATGGAGGGCGTGTCGCCCCGGGGGGTATCGGTGACCAGGAAGCTGAGGTGCTCGGGCGTGTGGCCGGGCGTGTGCAGCACGTCGATGCGGACGTTGCCCACCCTGAAGGTGTCGCCGTCGTGGAGCTTCTGGTGACCGTCGTCGTAGGTGTACTGCCAGCCCTCGCCGCCCTCGTCGGAGAGCAGGAGCTTTGCGCCGGTGGCCTTCGCCAGCTCGCGGCTCCCAGAGAGGTAGTCGGCGTGGATGTGGGTCTCGGTGACGTGGGTGACGCGCAGTTTCTCGGCCTTCGCCTCTTCGAGGTACTGGGCGATGTCGCGGATGGGATCGACCACCAGGCATTCGCCGGTCTTCTGGCAGCCGACCATGTAGGACGCCTGCGCGAGGTCCGTGTCGTAGAAGCGTTTGAAGTACATGGCCGGATGGTATACCCCCTCCCCCTATTCTGTCAAATACCTAGGGGGGTATACTGGGGGTATGACTGCGACCGTGCCCGTCAGTGACCATCAAGCCGAGAAGACCAAGATCCTCAACCGCCTGCGCCGCCTGGAGGGGCAGCTGCGTGGCCTTCAGAAGATGGTGGAGGAGGAAAAGAGCTGCGTGGAGGTGATGAGCCTGTATGCCAGCGCCAAGAGTGCCCTGGAGGCCACCGGGGACGTGATTCTGGAGACCTACGTGGAGATGTGCCAGGCCCGTGAGGAAAAGCCCGCCGACCTCGTGCGGCTGCTCAAGCTGGCCCGGTGAGGGACGCGAGGCGCGGGACGGAACCCATCACCAGCGTCCCAGAGTGAAGATGCGGCGCTGAAGAAAGCCACGGAAGGTGCCTTCTGACCACTGATTCGGGCATGAACCGCGCTGGCGACAGCACCGAACCTTCGCAGGGAGGTCCCGGTCCTTCACACCCCAAGGGGAAACGGCGCCCCATGGTGAGTGTTCCCATAAGGCCCTTTTCCCCGCTCACAGAAGTTGGGCGAGCCCGAAATGACAGATTCGGAAGCAGGAGGAACCCCATGTCGGATGACCTGAACAAGACGCAGCCCGCCCAACCGGAAACCGCCGCCACCGAGGACATGCCCAAGCAGGCGCCCGGCGAGACGCAGGCCGAGCAGCCTGGAAGCGAGCAGGAGATGAGCCTCGCTCCCGTCGTGATTCGTGACGACTACCGGGGCAGCGGCAAACTGGAGGGGAAGGTGGCCCTGATCACTGGCGGCGACAGCGGCATCGGACGCGCCGTGGCGGTGCACTTCGCCCGCGAGGGAGCAGACGTCGCCATCGTCTATCTGGACGAGCACGAGGACGCCCAGGCCACGCAGCAGATGGTGCAGGCCGAGGGCCAGAAGGCCGTCCTGATCCCTGGAGACATCGGTGACCCCACCTTCTGTCAGCGGGCCGTGCAGCAGACCGTAGACGAACTCGGGCAGCTCGATATCCTGGTCAACAACGCGGCCGAGCAGCACCCGCAGGACCAGATCACCGACATCACCCCGGAGCAGCTCGAAAAGACCTTCCGGACCAACATCTTCTCCATGTTCTACCTGACTCAGGCCGCCATGCCGCACCTGCGCCGGGGCGCGAGCATCATCAACACCACGAGCATCACCGCCTATAAGGGCAGCCCGCAACTGCTCGACTACAGCAGCACCAAGGGAGCGATCGTGTCCTTTACGCGCAGC
This genomic window from Deinococcus reticulitermitis contains:
- a CDS encoding SDR family oxidoreductase yields the protein MSDDLNKTQPAQPETAATEDMPKQAPGETQAEQPGSEQEMSLAPVVIRDDYRGSGKLEGKVALITGGDSGIGRAVAVHFAREGADVAIVYLDEHEDAQATQQMVQAEGQKAVLIPGDIGDPTFCQRAVQQTVDELGQLDILVNNAAEQHPQDQITDITPEQLEKTFRTNIFSMFYLTQAAMPHLRRGASIINTTSITAYKGSPQLLDYSSTKGAIVSFTRSLSQNLAEQGIRVNAVAPGPIWTPLIPATFDAERVAEHGQKAPLGRPGQPAEVAPSFVFLASDDSSYISGQVLHPNGGDVVNG